Proteins from one Denticeps clupeoides unplaced genomic scaffold, fDenClu1.1, whole genome shotgun sequence genomic window:
- the LOC114772171 gene encoding neuronal acetylcholine receptor subunit alpha-3-like, with the protein MNAGLVVIFLGCGFLFFLLSGGSCSEAEHQLFSVIFSNYNQYIRPVENVSDPVIVQFEVSMSQLVKVDEVNQIMETNLWLRHIWNDYKLKWDPKEFGGVEFIRVPSNRIWKPDIVLYNNAVGDFQVDDKTKALLRYNGDVTWIPPAIFKSSCKIDVTYFPFDYQNCTMKFGSWTYDKAKIDLVLIGSTINLRDFWESGEWMIIDAPGYKHDIKYNCCEEIYTDITYSLYIRRLPLFYTINMIIPCLLISFLTVLVFYLPSDCGEKVTLCISVLLSLTVFLLVITETIPSTSLVIPLIGEYLLFTMIFVTLSIVITVFVLNVHYRTPKTHTMPSWVRGIFLGFLPRIMFMTRPERDPEKVSGRTPVLPPRPCTIHASASQHHQLKHQIMPASLPPRQRLFLSTELSNLNSLSGQDSSKATLCREGRCNCCWRQRNTKLPADAGGSLGTVSSGGACGIGVGGGVGVGGSPCSSSESLDAGLLALSALSPEVREAIESVKYIAENMRLQNEAKEVQDDWKYVAMVIDRIFLWVFVLVCILGTAGLFLQPLLLGEDM; encoded by the exons ATGAACGCCGGACTTGTGGTGATATTTTTGGGATGCGGtttcctcttcttccttctGTCTG GTGGCTCCTGCTCAGAAGCGGAACACCAACTTTTCTCGGTGATCTTCTCCAACTACAACCAGTACATCCGACCTGTGGAGAACGTGTCCGATCCGGTCATCGTACAGTTTGAGGTGTCCATGTCCCAGCTGGTCAAAGTG GATGAAGTTAACCAGATCATGGAGACCAACCTATGGCTGAGACAT ATCTGGAATGACTACAAACTGAAGTGGGATCCCAAGGAATTTGGAGGTGTTGAATTCATCCGAGTGCCATCCAACAGGATCTGGAAGCCAGACATTGTCTTGTACAACAA TGCAGTCGGGGACTTCCAGGTTGATGATAAAACCAAAGCTTTGCTTCGCTACAATGGTGATGTGACCTGGATTCCTCCAGCCATCTTCAAGAGCTCCTGCAAGATAGATGTCACATACTTTCCCTTTGATTACCAGAACTGCACAATGAAGTTTGGCTCCTGGACATATGACAAGGCCAAGATTGACTTGGTACTGATTGGCTCCACCATCAACCTCAGGGACTTCTGGGAGAGCGGCGAGTGGATGATTATAGATGCTCCAGGCTACAAGCATGATATCAAATATAACTGCTGTGAGGAGATCTACACAGACATCACCTACTCGCTGTATATCCGCCGCCTGCCCTTGTTCTACACCATCAACATGATCATCCCCTGTCTACTCATCTCCTTCCTCACGGTTCTGGTCTTCTATCTGCCTTCAGACTGTGGCGAGAAAGTCACCCTCTGCATCTCTGTCCTCCTGTCCCTCACTGTGTTCTTGCTGGTCATCACAGAGACCATCCCATCCACCTCACTGGTCATCCCTCTGATCGGAGAGTACTTGCTCTTCACCATGATCTTCGTCACGCTCTCAATTGTCATCACAGTATTTGTGCTCAATGTGCACTATCGTACACCCAAGACACATACCATGCCAAGCTGGGTGCGTGGCATCTTCCTGGGCTTTCTGCCACGGATCATGTTCATGACCCGGCCCGAGCGGGACCCAGAGAAAGTCAGTGGCCGTACCCCGGTTCTCCCCCCACGTCCTTGTACCATCCACGCTTCGGCTTCCCAGCATCATCAACTGAAACATCAGATCATGCCGGCCAGCCTGCCTCCCCGCCAGCGCCTGTTCCTCAGCACAGAGCTCTCCAACCTCAACAGCCTGAGTGGCCAGGACTCCAGCAAGGCCACCTTGTGCCGGGAAGGCCGCTGTAACTGCTGCTGGCGCCAGAGGAACACCAAGCTGCCTGCAGACGCTGGAGGAAGCCTGGGGACTGTGAGCAGTGGAGGAGCATGTGGGATTGGCGTGGGTGGAGGAGTTGGGGTAGGAGGGAGTCCCTGCTCAAGCTCTGAGTCTCTGGACGCTGGGCTACTGGCCCTCTCCGCTCTCTCCCCAGAGGTCAGAGAGGCAATAGAAAGCGTTAAGTACATTGCAGAGAACATGAGGCTACAGAATGAGGCTAAAGAG